One part of the Arabidopsis thaliana chromosome 1 sequence genome encodes these proteins:
- a CDS encoding stress response NST1-like protein, giving the protein MIRGRGSWSGLSTRLKLYRTRRFCTKGENKLEKTESSVAHHSETESSVSRYDETYKKLDKLDFVTAAKILFTEPPKKNKFGFDWHVVQFIIVCLPSVAVYLVAQYARRKMKIMDAELGEKKRKEEEKKEKEEAEQKALQVEAATKSHEELMEMRQRLGKIEETIKEIVLETKKPSGNAPTKTQEDQSTKLSPKEVSQPEKEHKGNVQKPGDGPH; this is encoded by the exons ATGATTCGCGGCAGAGGCTCGTGGTCCGGATTATCGACCCGGTTGAAGCTTTACAGGACCCGACGTTTCTGCACAAAAGGAGAGAATAAACTCGAGAAGACGGAATCTAGCGTTGCTCATCACAGCGAGACTGAATCTAGTGTTTCTCGCTACGATGAGACCTATAAGAAACTCGATAAGCTCGATTTCGTGACCGCTGCGAAGATCTTGTTCACTGAACCACccaagaagaacaaatttgG GTTTGATTGGCATGTGGTGCAATTCATCATCGTCTGCTTGCCATCTGTAG CTGTGTATCTGGTTGCTCAATATGCTCGCCGGAAAATGAAGATCATGGATGCT GAActtggagagaagaaaaggaaagaagaagaaaagaaagagaaagaagaagctgaacaAAAGGCATTACAAGTAGAGGCAGCAACCAAGTCTCACGAAGAGCTAATGGAGATGAGACAGAGACTGGGAAAAATCGAAGAgacaataaaagaaattgttttggaAACCAAGAAACCTTCAGGGAATGCTCCAACCAAAACCCAAGAAGATCAATCAACTAAACTCTCCCCAAAAGAAGTATCACAGCCAGAAAAAGAACACAAGGGCAATGTACAGAAACCAGGTGATGGACCTCACTGA